The Castanea sativa cultivar Marrone di Chiusa Pesio chromosome 11, ASM4071231v1 genome contains a region encoding:
- the LOC142617459 gene encoding protein DETOXIFICATION 41-like — protein MAHPEDQQPLLNGLHSNTSISDLKSDTVEEFLEHKPVAVRWWIRLVGWESRLLWILSGASIIVSVFNYMLTFATLSFTGHLGSLELAGASIASVGIQGLAYGIMLGMASAVQTVCGQAYGAKKYGALGIICQRAIILHLGAAVLLTFLYWFSGPILIAIGQSESIAEQGQVFAHGLILQLYAFAISCPMQRFLQAQNIVNPLAYMAVGVFLLHILLSWLVVYVLDYGLMGAALTLSLSWWILVILNALYILLSPSCKDTWTGFSMKAFTGIWPYFKLTIASAVMLCLEIWYSQGLVLISGLLSDPTISLDSISICMNYLNWDINFMLGLSAAASVRVSNELGAGHPKVAKFSVWVVNGTSLSISIIFSALVLILRVELSELFTSDTEVIEAVSNLTPLLAISVLLNGIQPILSGVAIGSGWQAIVAYVNLATYYVIGLPIGCVLGFKTSLGVAGIWWGMIVGVLLQTVTLIILTARTNWDAEVQKAIDRLKKSANEETIELLTSI, from the exons ATGGCTCACCCGGAAGATCAGCAGCCGCTGCTAAATGGGCTTCACTCAAATACTTCAATTTCAGACTTGAAATCAGATACAGTTGAAGAGTTTTTAGAACACAAGCCAGTGGCAGTCCGATGGTGGATTCGTTTAGTGGGGTGGGAGTCAAGGCTCCTCTGGATTCTATCAGGGGCTTCTATTATTGTTTCTGTATTCAATTACATGCTTACTTTTGCCACTCTCTCCTTTACTGGGCATTTGGGTTCATTAGAGCTTGCTGGGGCATCCATTGCTAGTGTGGGAATTCAAGGTCTTGCTTATGGGATTATG ttgggCATGGCCAGTGCTGTGCAAACCGTGTGTGGACAGGCATATGGGGCCAAAAAATATGGGGCGTTGGGCATCATATGCCAGAGAGCAATAATTTTGCATCTGGGAGCAGCAGTACTCCTTACCTTCCTCTATTGGTTCTCGGGCCCAATCCTCATAGCCATAGGCCAATCTGAGAGCATAGCTGAGCAAGGCCAAGTTTTTGCACATGGTTTGATACTCCAACTCTATGCATTTGCAATAAGCTGCCCCATGCAGAGGTTCCTCCAAGCACAGAACATTGTAAATCCTCTGGCTTACATGGCTGTTGGGGTATTCCTCTTGCACATCTTGCTCTCATGGTTAGTAGTTTATGTTTTGGATTATGGCCTTATGGGTGCTGCTCTTACGCTGAGCCTGTCTTGGTGGATCCTCGTCATTTTAAATGCACTTTACATTCTTCTAAGCCCCTCTTGCAAAGATACTTGGACTGGCTTCTCTATGAAAGCCTTCACAGGAATTTGGCCTTATTTCAAGTTAACCATTGCTTCTGCTGTCATGTTGTG TTTGGAGATATGGTACAGCCAAGGACTAGTACTGATATCTGGGCTCCTTTCCGACCCTACAATCTCACTAGACTCCATTTCAATTTG CATGAATTATCTGAATTGGGACATTAATTTCATGTTAGGCCTATCAGCAGCAGCCAG TGTTCGAGTGAGTAATGAGCTTGGGGCAGGGCATCCAAAGGTGGCAAAATTTTCAGTATGGGTTGTGAATGGCACCAGCCTTAGTATTAGTATAATTTTCAGTGCATTGGTTCTAATACTTCGGGTTGAATTGAGCGAACTCTTCACAAGTGACACTGAGGTTATTGAGGCAGTGTCAAATTTGACTCCATTGCTTGCCATTTCTGTTCTGTTAAATGGAATTCAGCCTATACTCTCTG GTGTGGCTATTGGAAGTGGATGGCAAGCTATAGTGGCTTATGTTAACCTGGCCACTTATTATGTAATTGGTCTCCCCATTGGATGTGTTCTTGGCTTCAAAACTAGTTTAGGGGTAGCT GGGATTTGGTGGGGAATGATTGTTGGAGTTCTTCTACAAACTGTGACTCTTATAATTCTTACAGCCAGAACCAATTGGGACGCCgag GTTCAGAAGGCCATTGACCGCTTGAAGAAATCCGCAAATGAAGAGACCATAGAATTGCTGACCAGCATTTAG